In a single window of the Streptomyces sp. NBC_00285 genome:
- a CDS encoding ferredoxin reductase family protein yields MTTLYERAAPPVPLAARRSPAGPVLALLWAGAAAVLVLWWTGTGSVVGAAGWLTGAGRIAGLLCGYSCAVLVGLMARVPLLERRVGSDRVARWHAMAGRYTVCLLLAHIGLILTGYAAQDSASLWHEAVTVVLDYPDMLKATAGTVILLAVGVTSARAVRRRTGHEFWYYLHLLTYAAVFLAFGHQLALGNDLSGNAVATAAWYTLYLGVAALVLWFRILTPVRLNLRHRLRVESVHQEARGVWSVVVAGRKLDQLGAQAGQFFRWRFLAEGLRWTSTPYSLSAPPRSDRMRITVKALGDHSAAVALLRPGTRVWAEGPYGSLTGDRRTSSKALLIGGGVGITPLRALFETLPGEVTLLYRARTVEDLALGGELEAVARWRGAKVHYALNGPDGQRPSITAGSLRAAVPDLAGHDVYLCGPHGFAQDLYEELRAAGVPDRRIHHESFEL; encoded by the coding sequence ATGACCACCCTGTACGAGCGGGCCGCACCGCCCGTGCCGCTCGCCGCCCGGCGCTCCCCGGCCGGCCCGGTACTGGCCCTGCTGTGGGCCGGGGCGGCCGCCGTGCTCGTCCTGTGGTGGACGGGCACCGGTTCGGTGGTCGGTGCGGCGGGGTGGCTGACCGGGGCCGGGCGGATCGCCGGGCTGCTGTGCGGGTACTCCTGCGCGGTGCTGGTCGGCCTGATGGCGCGGGTTCCGCTGCTGGAGCGGCGGGTCGGCTCGGACCGGGTCGCGCGCTGGCACGCGATGGCGGGCCGCTACACCGTCTGCCTGCTGCTCGCGCACATCGGGCTGATCCTCACCGGATACGCCGCCCAGGATAGCGCCTCGCTGTGGCACGAGGCGGTCACGGTGGTCCTGGACTATCCCGACATGCTCAAGGCGACCGCCGGCACGGTGATCCTCCTCGCGGTCGGCGTCACCTCCGCGCGTGCGGTGCGCCGCCGTACCGGCCACGAGTTCTGGTACTACCTCCATCTCCTCACCTACGCCGCCGTGTTCCTCGCCTTCGGCCACCAACTGGCCCTCGGCAACGACCTGAGCGGCAACGCCGTGGCCACGGCCGCCTGGTACACGCTGTATCTGGGCGTGGCGGCACTGGTGCTGTGGTTCCGGATCCTCACCCCGGTGCGGCTGAACCTCCGGCACCGGCTGCGGGTGGAGTCGGTGCACCAGGAGGCGCGGGGCGTGTGGTCCGTCGTCGTGGCGGGCCGGAAGCTCGATCAACTCGGTGCGCAGGCGGGGCAGTTCTTCCGCTGGCGGTTCCTCGCCGAAGGTCTGCGCTGGACGTCCACGCCGTACTCCCTGTCGGCGCCGCCCCGTTCGGACCGCATGCGGATCACGGTCAAGGCGCTCGGCGATCACAGTGCGGCCGTGGCATTGCTGCGGCCGGGCACGCGAGTGTGGGCGGAGGGGCCGTACGGCTCGCTGACCGGGGACCGGCGGACCTCGTCGAAGGCACTGCTGATCGGGGGCGGGGTCGGTATCACCCCGCTGCGGGCGCTGTTCGAGACGCTGCCGGGCGAGGTGACCCTCCTGTACCGGGCGCGCACGGTCGAGGACCTCGCGCTGGGCGGGGAGTTGGAGGCCGTCGCACGGTGGCGCGGCGCGAAGGTGCACTACGCGCTCAACGGGCCCGACGGACAGCGGCCGAGCATCACCGCCGGGTCGCTCCGGGCGGCGGTCCCCGACCTGGCCGGCCACGACGTCTATCTCTGCGGTCCGCACGGCTTCGCCCAGGACCTGTACGAGGAGCTGCGCGCCGCCGGTGTCCCGGACCGCCGGATCCATCACGAGTCGTTCGAACTCTGA